The DNA region aatttagtaggatgagaattttaaatttattgaaactTTGATAATAGAGTTATAACTAAATTAAGCCACTAGAACAATTAATAAGAAATAGAGTTTAAGTTGGagcataatttttaatttaatccaaattatgtaataatttttttaattaaattaaactttCCTAACAATTAATAAGATAAACTAAATTAATAATCAATGAGAGTGTAACTGCATATCATATAGAGAATATAGTCACCACCGCATATccttagtgcgatggtcactctataagtataagtgtcTGTGAGGTGTTGAGGAAGTAAGGGCCGGAGTTTAAATATCTAAGAGGAAGctttacacacacatacacttatattagactaaaataaaatttctaccttatatttaaaaaaaaagaaaaaaaaaagaatatagtCATTTAATGCAATTTtgacccaacttttattttatatattaatattatgattTGACTTAAAagatcatatttttatttaaaattttctcttaTGGTGTTaagttatatttatttctttaaattaaatacaaaaaatgatatataatagTGGTTAATGGGTAATACTAATGGGTGCCCTTAGGGTAATGGTTAATCAtcaattttaggaaagtttgacacatttaaaaaaataaaaaaaatctattaaaacattaattgttttttcttttcctataaaaactttatttaaatagaatgtTAACCATTACCTAAGACATCCGTTAGTATTTTCCATTGTTAATTTAGATGTTCATCCCCTTTCTCGTTTGTTCcctcctaaattttaatttatttgaaaatttcatatgCCTTTTCCTATTTTCCTATCCGACCAAACTGTTAGACACTAGTGGAAAATAGAGatgtttgatatatatatatatatataggaatttaGGATAATGGATAATAGCAATTTCCACCAAGCTTAGCTCACTCTCCAAAGAACCGCGTACCGAGACaggtttaaaaaaagaaaaaaagaaaattaaaatctagTACTAGCAAAACCCACGAATGTTCTCCTTAACATTAAAGTAATGTCCTAACGTGTGGTCGGCGGTCCAGCCGTTAACCCCACGTGTCAATGACTCCGTCAAACTCCCACCTCACCCGCAGTACAATAACGACCATCACTCACCGTTACCGTTATCTTCCGTACAACATTGCCGTTAAgtccctcttctctctctataaaTACCTTAGACTCTCCTCTTCTGTTCTTTCGAAACTCTCATCTTCAACTTCAACTTCAGCTTCAAACGCCGCCAAAcaaaattcacacacacacacaaaaaaaaaaaaaaagaaaaaagtaaacaaaacccaaaacccaaaatcaaagtATTTGACCATTGCTCACGCCGAAGACCCACACAATAGAAAGTCCATTTTTTCTTGCACAAAGGAATTTCAGGTAAGTTACCAATCTGACTAATATAACTGTATACTTTTTAAGTTCTTGTTGTTTTTGCTTTGGGTTGTGCTGAAATGAAACAACTTAAGCTTAGGTTCCATTGGGTtgttggaggggggggggggtttgagTTTATTGGGGTTTTATAATCTATATTTAGTGAGGTAATTGTAGTTGATTTTCGTTTTTGTTATGcatagtattattattatatatatatatatattttatcatttctgttttcttcaatctttttctttgatATGTTTAATACCTATGAtgcaattatcaaaattttttttcttgggttcTGTTTGTGCTAGGATTAATTAATATGATATTAGGTTCACTGCTGAATTTTGCTACTTAAAGCTCTCATCTTCGAAGTTTGCTATCAATTACATTAGTCATCTAAAAAGTTGAATCTGTGTAGCAAAATTATTTATGGGGtatttattgtttaaataagAAAACATTTATAAGGCAAGAAAGTTAGTGCTTTGGGGATGATTTCCTAGTTTGCCAGGGTATATGGATGTGCGGATTTTCAAGTATAGGATGGTATGGTAGTGATGTCCATTAAAGTACCCTTCCCATCAAAATTTCTGTTAtggtttctttgattttttctgTAAGCCAGGAGGTTCAATTTGTTGGTGGCAGTTCCTTTTTGTTCTACAATTATACATGTGATgacatcccataaaaaaattttcctcTGCTTAGAATATCTTACAGGACagatcattttcttttttgcaccAATTATAAGGCCATAGATATGCCATCCAGCTTTGTTGTTATTTTAGTTCTCTGTCTCTACCTTGCTTGTTCATGTGTACTTAAGCTCTTCAAATTTTAGTTAGGATATGGTACTTTGTTGAATGCTTGACTTTGCATAAGAGCCGTCACTTTTttcaaacacaaaatttgaGGGAGAACTcagctttttctttgtttggtgttGCAGTTTTGATTGTAATCTTGAAGGTAGAAGAGGTTGGGTCCTAAGCAGAAGGTCGTGATGTGCTGATTActgtttttttaaagaagggCAAAGGGTGATTCTTGCCTGATTTGCTGGACTATTATAAAGGAATCTTATTAGATAAATCTGCTAATGCAGGCCTCATAGCATGGACTCACGCCAGTTATTTGGAATTGGAGTGACTAGTGCCGGCATATCCTTCACATCTTCTCATCCCTCTGTTCCATCAATTCCTAATAGACTACTTGGATCCttgaagtttgattttggaaaCTCACCAAACTCACCCTTTTCGTCTCACTTTGATTCTGATAACCTGACTGCTTTAAGTGACGGCCAGGAGCAGCACAGTTCCACAGAGAATCTATCAGGAGTCAGCCCTTCCTGTAATTCTTCTCTTGAAAGCAACAGTTATTTTTATCGGCCAAGGCCTTCTCTAGACTGTCATCAAGACAGTCAAGAGCTCCATTCAGGTGGGACTTGTTTTATACAGGATGCAAATTGTAGCCCGAACATAAAGCACGTTTTACTGGATATAGAAACTGCTTTAATGGGTCCTGATGATAGTGAAGAAGTCACTACAAGGGAAATTAGTATACCAGAGACGCCTGTCCAAAGATCTAGGTCATGGAGTCAGGAACCACAAGGGGTACATGTATTTCACCCTCAGCCATCATTTGTTCCTATGCAACAATCAGTTGAAGTTGTTCATGTAGAGAAACGTCATAAAGCGATGGATGAATTGTCTTTGCAGGGTTTTGCCCAGGGGAATCTTAAGCAATTGCTGACTGCATGTGCTAAAGCTCTCTCTGACAACAGGATGGATGATTTTGATAAGTTGACTGAAAAGGCTAGAGATGCTGTGTCTATCACAGGAGAACCAATCCAGCGTCTTGGTGCTTACATGGTTGAAGGGTTGGTAGCAAGGAAGGAGGCATCAGGGACTAACATTTACCATGCTCTTAGGTGTAGGGAGCCTGAAAGCAAGGACTTGCTTTCATACATGCATATCCTTTATGAAATCTGCCCCTACCTAAAATTTGGTTACATGGCAGCCAATGGGGCCATTGCTGATGCATGCAAAAATGAAGACCGCATCCACATAATAGATTTTCAGATTACTCAGGGAACCCAGTGGATGACTCTCCTTCAGGCGCTTGCAGCACGACCTGGAGGGGCTCCCCATGTTCGGATTACAGGGATTGATGATCCTTTTTCCAAGTATGCCCGTGGTGATGGGTTGGAGGCAGTAGGGAGACGGTTGGCAGCCATTTCTGCGAAATTTAACATCCCAGTTGAGTTTCACGGGGTGCCAGAATTTGCTCCAGATATCACACGGGATATGCTTAATGTCAGGCCTGGTGAGGCCTTGGCTGTAAACTTCCCTCTGCAGCTCCATCACACCCCGGATGAGAGTGTTGATGTGAACAATCCAAGAGATGAGCTTCTGAGAATGATAAAGTCACTTTCTCCCAAGGTGGTCACCTTGGTGGAGCaagaatcaaacacaaacacaacccCTTTCTTCCATAGATTTGTGGAAGCTCTAGAATACTACTTGGCAATGTTTGAGTCAATCGATGTCACCCTGCCAAGAAACAGCAAGGAGCGTATCAATGTGGAGCAGCATTGTTTGGCCAGGGATATCGTGAACGTTATTGCTTGTGAGGGAAAGGAGAGGGTGGAGCGTCATGAGCTCTTTGGCAAGTGGAAGTCTAGATTGACAATGGCAGGGTTTCGCCAATATCCGTTGAGCACCTATGTCAATTCTGTGATAAAGAGCCTGCTGAGGTGTTATTCAGAACATTATAATCTAGTGGAGAAGGATGGGGCTATGCTCTTGGGCTGGAAAAACAGGAATCTGATATCCGCTTCTGCTTGGCAATGATAATAGGGGGAGACAGGTATAGAGTTAGTCATGGAAATAAACACTTAATACTTTTTAAAGGTTCTTGATACTGAGATTGTTACATAGTATAGAAGGGTGATATGCTGCAAAATCAGCCATTGGATTCACTATATAATTCTGTGTATTGTTGCCAAGTTTTCCAATGGCTGACTTTTGTGATGATTTTGTATTCCCATTCCACTGAAGCTATCACCTCTGTTCTTTTATACATACTTTGTCATGTCTTTTATTTatgcatattttgttttatgttggAGTTGTATATACACGTGATGCAGGAGTTCTTAAATTAATCATCCTACTCATTgtgaccaatttttttatttttttattttttttattttttttataatttaaaaaaaaggttttttatttatttattttttttgaaaatctttatttttgtttttctgacATTCAATAAGCGCGGAAAGCTCTAAAAATACGAGGATCGATTAAGTTCCATTCACCAGTAAGGCCCCATAACCCATAATAACATTTTTGGCCGTTTTGGTTAATTGTGTTATTGcattgtatatttgtattttcaaaCTTAAGATTTTacacaaacccacaaaactGATGAGAATACtcttaacaaaatcttatatctTCTCCAAACCTTCTAATAACGCATTGCTATTTCACTCACTGAGTCATTAAATTTCATCTAAATTAAAAAGCCCGTGCTACAAACTATGAACTAAGGTGTCTGTTTtcggccaaaaaaaaaaaactaaggtgTCTGTTGCTTATTTAAGCGGCACTGAGAGTATAAGGTATAAATGTAAATATATGAGTATTTTCAcagatttcatatattttttagacaaaattaaaggagaATAAGAGTTGTGTAGTAACTTGATCATATTATATGTgttttacaaatttgaaaatatgcatGATATTATAAAATAAGAAGTTTTCccaaattgaaatcaataaaatcctatttaagatcaattatgttataagaaagattaagtggattagccatattattaattgaaaaaaaaatgttatagaaattgaacacaaaaacataactggtagtaattttgcatctcaaaagtataaaaaataaaattttaaattaaaaaatataaaaatataaaaatataaatattatacaattaatttttagagaCTAGAGAAGGTTCTATTTAACTTGTTGTCTTACATCCCAAAATGCATTGAGCTGGCCTGGACTTTTCACTATAATTCTAGCATATACAAAAGGTATAGAGCCAGTCTTTGTTGAGCACATATTTTTCTTACCACGACTCCAAAATCctccaaaaaatttatataaaaaaaacaacgcTAAATCATTGAAACCTTACAAATTCAAGCCTCTCAAACTCCAAAAAACTTCCACCCAAAAAGCCTTCgaatataaagaacataaaGAGCATTGAGCCTTTTGACAAACTCATAGCTAGAGATTCATCATACTTTTATTCTAAAGACTATTTGATCCAACTTTCAACCAAAGTGtagaaaatttttgtgtttgaatcAAAACTTCATTCACATAATTCTTG from Castanea sativa cultivar Marrone di Chiusa Pesio chromosome 6, ASM4071231v1 includes:
- the LOC142640854 gene encoding scarecrow-like protein 21; amino-acid sequence: MDSRQLFGIGVTSAGISFTSSHPSVPSIPNRLLGSLKFDFGNSPNSPFSSHFDSDNLTALSDGQEQHSSTENLSGVSPSCNSSLESNSYFYRPRPSLDCHQDSQELHSGGTCFIQDANCSPNIKHVLLDIETALMGPDDSEEVTTREISIPETPVQRSRSWSQEPQGVHVFHPQPSFVPMQQSVEVVHVEKRHKAMDELSLQGFAQGNLKQLLTACAKALSDNRMDDFDKLTEKARDAVSITGEPIQRLGAYMVEGLVARKEASGTNIYHALRCREPESKDLLSYMHILYEICPYLKFGYMAANGAIADACKNEDRIHIIDFQITQGTQWMTLLQALAARPGGAPHVRITGIDDPFSKYARGDGLEAVGRRLAAISAKFNIPVEFHGVPEFAPDITRDMLNVRPGEALAVNFPLQLHHTPDESVDVNNPRDELLRMIKSLSPKVVTLVEQESNTNTTPFFHRFVEALEYYLAMFESIDVTLPRNSKERINVEQHCLARDIVNVIACEGKERVERHELFGKWKSRLTMAGFRQYPLSTYVNSVIKSLLRCYSEHYNLVEKDGAMLLGWKNRNLISASAWQ